A single window of Gemmatimonadota bacterium DNA harbors:
- a CDS encoding alpha/beta hydrolase: MFDGFRPFTQTVDGIDLHGVLGGSGPPLLLLHGYPQTHVMWHKVAPLLRDHFTLVVADLRGYGGSSKPSSTPDHAPYSKRAMAADLVGLMEHLGFARFGVLAHDRGARVAHRLALDHPARVSGMVLLDIAPTREMYRDATDDFARAYWHWFFLIRPAPMPERMIGADPRAYWLEKCGGGSAGLTPFTDDALRAYLDAFDDPAAIAASCEDYRAAATIDLRHDDEDGGRKIGCPVRVLWGARGVIERCFDCLALWRERADHVDGQSLSGGHYLAEELPEQVAEQTLDFLVGKD; this comes from the coding sequence ATGTTCGACGGCTTCCGCCCCTTCACCCAGACCGTGGACGGCATCGACCTCCACGGCGTCCTTGGCGGCTCCGGCCCCCCGCTCCTCCTGCTGCACGGGTATCCGCAGACGCACGTCATGTGGCACAAGGTGGCACCGCTGCTGCGGGACCACTTCACGCTCGTCGTGGCCGATCTGCGCGGCTACGGCGGGTCCTCCAAGCCGTCCTCCACGCCGGACCACGCGCCCTACTCCAAGCGCGCCATGGCCGCGGACCTGGTGGGCCTCATGGAACACCTGGGCTTCGCGCGCTTCGGCGTCCTGGCGCACGACCGGGGGGCGCGGGTCGCGCACCGTCTCGCGCTCGACCACCCGGCCCGTGTGAGCGGCATGGTGCTCCTGGACATCGCGCCCACCCGGGAGATGTACCGGGACGCCACGGACGACTTCGCCCGTGCCTACTGGCACTGGTTCTTCCTGATCCGGCCGGCGCCCATGCCCGAGCGCATGATCGGCGCCGATCCGCGCGCCTATTGGCTGGAGAAGTGTGGCGGCGGCTCCGCCGGCCTCACGCCCTTCACGGACGACGCGCTCCGAGCGTACCTGGACGCCTTCGACGATCCCGCCGCCATCGCCGCGAGCTGCGAGGACTATCGCGCGGCCGCCACCATCGACCTGCGGCACGACGACGAGGACGGGGGCCGGAAGATCGGCTGCCCCGTGCGCGTGCTCTGGGGCGCGCGCGGCGTCATCGAGCGCTGCTTCGACTGCCTGGCGCTCTGGCGCGAGCGCGCCGACCATGTGGACGGTCAGAGCCTCTCCGGCGGGCACTACCTGGCGGAGGAGCTGCCCGAGCAGGTCGCCGAACAGACCCTGGACTTCCTCGTCGGAAAGGATTGA
- a CDS encoding tartrate dehydrogenase, translated as MPSPARYRIATIPGDGIGAEVIPAGQHVVDAVGRRHGFTVTWDVFDWSCARYQATGRLMPEDGIAQVSAHDAIYLGAVGAPDVPDHVSLWGLLIPLRRELDQYANVRPVRLLRGVRSPLADRDASDIDFVVVRENVEGEYSEVGGRVYAGTERETVVQESVFTRRGVDRILDYAFGLASTRPRRHVTSATKSNGIVHTMPFWDERFRAAAARHPDVGTAQFHIDILTAHFVLHPDWFDVVVGSNLFGDILSDLGPAVAGSIGIAPSANLNPERAYPSMFEPVHGSAPDIAGQGIANPVAAIWSAALMLEHLGQPDAARELEHAIETSIERPDTRTRDLGGSATTVQAAEAVVAALR; from the coding sequence ATGCCCTCCCCTGCACGATACCGGATCGCCACCATCCCCGGAGACGGCATCGGCGCGGAGGTGATCCCCGCCGGACAGCACGTCGTGGACGCGGTGGGCCGCCGCCACGGCTTCACCGTGACCTGGGACGTCTTCGACTGGTCCTGTGCCCGCTACCAGGCCACCGGACGTCTGATGCCGGAAGACGGCATCGCGCAGGTGAGCGCGCACGACGCCATCTACCTGGGTGCCGTCGGCGCGCCCGACGTGCCCGACCACGTGTCGCTGTGGGGGTTGCTCATCCCACTCCGGCGGGAGCTGGATCAATACGCCAACGTGCGCCCGGTGCGGCTGCTGCGGGGGGTGCGCTCGCCGCTGGCGGACCGCGACGCCTCCGACATCGACTTCGTGGTCGTGCGCGAGAACGTGGAAGGGGAATACTCCGAAGTGGGCGGACGCGTCTACGCCGGGACGGAGCGCGAGACCGTGGTGCAGGAGTCCGTCTTCACCCGGCGCGGCGTGGACCGGATCCTCGACTACGCGTTCGGATTGGCCAGCACGCGCCCGCGCCGGCACGTCACCTCCGCCACCAAGTCCAACGGCATCGTGCACACCATGCCGTTCTGGGATGAGCGCTTCCGCGCCGCCGCGGCCCGCCATCCGGACGTGGGCACCGCGCAGTTCCACATCGACATCCTGACCGCGCACTTCGTGCTGCACCCGGACTGGTTCGACGTGGTCGTGGGGTCCAACCTGTTCGGCGACATCCTGTCGGATCTCGGGCCCGCGGTGGCGGGCTCCATCGGCATCGCGCCCTCCGCCAACTTGAATCCGGAGCGCGCGTATCCGTCGATGTTCGAGCCCGTGCACGGCTCGGCGCCCGATATCGCCGGGCAGGGGATCGCCAACCCGGTGGCGGCCATCTGGAGCGCCGCGCTCATGCTCGAACACCTGGGGCAGCCGGATGCGGCCCGCGAGCTGGAGCACGCCATCGAGACGTCCATCGAACGGCCGGACACGCGCACGCGCGACCTGGGGGGGAGCGCCACCACCGTGCAGGCGGCCGAAGCCGTGGTGGCGGCCTTGCGCTGA
- a CDS encoding serpin family protein, whose translation MRRLSLFVTALLLACGEGSTGPGAPITQLPRTLSSDERLLIERSTSFGFDLLGPLSADDPEANLFFSPLSASMALGMTLNGAAGTTFDGMAGALGFGGLDESAINQGYEDLIGLLTGLDPVVDVRIANSVWARLGYPILGDFLDRVAEHFDATAEMVDFAAPGTLARINGWVSDGTGGKIPRMYDDLPPDLVVLLLNAVYFKADWTETFDRDDTRTEPFATPGGPVHVPLMRREGTMSMYGDAGLSAVELPYGGGAFSFVALLPREGTSAGALARALDAERWRGITEGLIETEGTVVLPRFELAWEKQLNDVLIALGMDAAFDAARADFSRMVQNGGVYIDEVKQKSFIAVDEKGTEAAAATGVAVLEAAASPEIRFDRPFVFAIRERLSGTLLFLGVLNDPS comes from the coding sequence ATGCGCCGACTCTCCCTGTTCGTGACCGCCCTGCTGCTCGCATGCGGGGAGGGAAGCACCGGCCCCGGCGCGCCGATCACGCAGCTGCCCCGCACGTTGTCCAGCGACGAGCGTCTGCTCATCGAGCGCAGCACGTCGTTCGGCTTCGACCTGCTCGGACCCCTGTCCGCGGACGATCCGGAGGCCAACCTGTTCTTCTCGCCGCTGTCCGCGTCGATGGCGCTGGGGATGACCCTCAACGGCGCGGCCGGCACCACCTTCGACGGGATGGCCGGTGCGCTCGGGTTCGGAGGCCTGGACGAGAGCGCCATCAACCAGGGCTACGAAGACCTGATCGGTCTGCTGACCGGGCTGGATCCCGTGGTCGACGTCCGGATCGCCAACTCGGTCTGGGCGCGGTTGGGCTACCCCATCCTCGGCGACTTCCTGGACCGCGTGGCAGAGCACTTCGACGCCACGGCCGAGATGGTGGACTTCGCCGCCCCCGGGACGCTCGCCCGGATCAACGGATGGGTGTCGGACGGGACCGGTGGAAAGATCCCGCGCATGTATGACGATCTCCCGCCGGATCTGGTCGTGTTGCTGCTGAACGCCGTGTACTTCAAGGCGGACTGGACCGAGACCTTCGACCGCGACGACACCCGCACCGAGCCGTTCGCCACGCCGGGCGGGCCGGTCCACGTGCCGCTCATGCGGCGGGAGGGCACGATGTCCATGTACGGTGACGCGGGCCTCTCTGCGGTCGAGCTCCCGTACGGCGGGGGTGCCTTCTCGTTCGTGGCGCTGCTGCCGCGGGAGGGGACCAGCGCGGGCGCGTTGGCCCGCGCTCTGGATGCGGAGCGCTGGCGCGGCATCACGGAGGGCCTGATCGAGACCGAAGGCACCGTGGTGCTCCCCCGCTTCGAGCTGGCGTGGGAGAAGCAGCTGAACGACGTGCTGATCGCGCTGGGGATGGATGCGGCGTTCGACGCGGCCCGGGCGGACTTCAGCCGAATGGTACAGAACGGAGGCGTCTACATCGACGAGGTGAAGCAGAAGAGCTTCATCGCTGTGGACGAGAAGGGCACGGAGGCCGCGGCCGCCACGGGCGTGGCCGTCCTGGAGGCGGCGGCGTCGCCCGAGATCCGCTTCGACCGGCCCTTCGTCTTCGCCATCCGGGAACGGCTGTCGGGGACGCTGCTGTTCCTGGGGGTGTTGAACGACCCGAGCTGA
- a CDS encoding DUF4139 domain-containing protein, which yields MTPFPAVRPALVATAALGLLPFAPVPAPSAGSALPPVVRSSADDRESVTVTVYNQNFGLVREVRTLSLPGGTTPVEYADVASQIQAQTVHVRPLGRTPFRLLEQNYRYDLLSPETLLQKYVGRTVRIYRRLPDGSESPVEAEVLAVNGRPVLRVDGEITFDVPGRFAFSEVPGDLIASPSLVWQVEAPAGPAPTEVSYLTGGLNWSADYVLVLDENDAHGDLTGWVTLVNQSGTTFDGARLKLVAGDVRRVVDNVGWEDRMRRDAVMAEAAQAAPFSEEGLFEYHLYTLDRPTDLKNNEQKQVVLLEGRGFAVEKELVFRGESWLFRSQYGDVSQNQKAGVFLRFQNREREGLGMPLPRGVVRVYKADRSGAQQFVGEDRIDHTPRNETVGIRIGEAFDVVADRRQTAFDILGSCVTESEWTLSLRNRKDEPQTVTVVEPVGGDWTMLRASHPHEEMDAWTFRFRVDLAANAETELTYRVRVRWC from the coding sequence ATGACGCCGTTCCCCGCCGTTCGTCCCGCCCTGGTGGCCACCGCCGCGCTGGGCCTGCTGCCCTTCGCGCCGGTGCCCGCTCCATCCGCCGGAAGCGCCCTCCCTCCCGTCGTGCGCTCCAGCGCGGACGACCGCGAGAGCGTCACCGTCACGGTCTACAACCAGAACTTCGGCTTGGTGCGCGAGGTGCGCACGCTGTCGCTCCCGGGGGGAACCACCCCGGTCGAGTATGCGGACGTGGCCTCGCAGATCCAGGCGCAGACGGTGCACGTGCGCCCGCTGGGACGCACGCCCTTCCGGCTGCTGGAGCAGAACTACCGCTACGACCTGCTCAGCCCCGAAACGCTCCTGCAGAAGTACGTGGGCCGCACGGTGCGGATCTATCGCCGCCTGCCCGACGGCTCCGAGTCCCCGGTGGAGGCCGAGGTTCTGGCGGTCAACGGACGTCCCGTGCTGCGCGTGGACGGGGAGATCACGTTCGACGTGCCGGGCCGCTTCGCGTTCTCGGAGGTGCCGGGCGACCTGATCGCCAGCCCCTCGCTCGTGTGGCAGGTGGAGGCACCGGCCGGGCCCGCGCCCACGGAGGTCTCGTATCTGACGGGCGGGCTCAACTGGTCGGCGGACTACGTGCTGGTGCTGGACGAGAACGATGCGCACGGCGACCTGACCGGCTGGGTGACGCTGGTCAACCAGAGCGGGACCACGTTCGATGGCGCGCGTCTCAAGCTCGTGGCCGGCGATGTCCGGCGTGTCGTGGACAACGTGGGCTGGGAGGACCGCATGCGCCGGGACGCCGTGATGGCGGAGGCCGCCCAGGCCGCACCCTTCTCCGAGGAAGGTCTCTTCGAGTACCACCTGTACACGCTGGACCGCCCCACGGACCTCAAGAACAACGAGCAGAAGCAGGTCGTGCTCCTGGAGGGTCGCGGCTTCGCGGTGGAGAAGGAGCTGGTCTTCCGTGGCGAGTCCTGGCTGTTCCGGAGCCAGTACGGGGACGTGAGCCAGAACCAGAAGGCCGGCGTGTTCCTGCGCTTCCAGAACCGGGAGCGGGAGGGCCTGGGCATGCCGCTGCCGCGCGGCGTGGTGCGGGTCTACAAGGCGGATCGCTCCGGCGCGCAGCAGTTCGTGGGCGAGGACCGGATCGACCACACCCCGCGGAACGAGACCGTGGGCATCCGTATCGGTGAGGCCTTCGACGTGGTGGCCGACCGACGCCAGACGGCCTTCGACATCCTCGGATCCTGTGTGACCGAGAGCGAATGGACGCTGTCGCTGCGCAACCGCAAGGACGAGCCGCAGACCGTCACCGTGGTCGAGCCGGTGGGCGGCGACTGGACGATGCTCCGGGCGTCGCACCCGCACGAGGAGATGGACGCCTGGACGTTCCGCTTCCGTGTGGACCTGGCGGCGAACGCCGAGACGGAGCTGACCTACCGCGTGCGCGTGCGCTGGTGCTGA
- a CDS encoding sulfite exporter TauE/SafE family protein: MSPATVRALIYVALAVVGVAYCVGWVRSLLRSGGIPRPSWLESAIGFVTNFFDTLGIGSFAPTTSLYKLKNVVADERIPGTMHVGHTPPVFIQAFIFIALIEVGTATLVAMIAAAVLGAWLGAGVVASWPRRRIQIGMGVALLIAAVSFLFSIFELLPLGGAATGLDPVRLLIASAAMFVFGALMTLGIGIYAPCMITIAFLGMNPGVAFPIMMGASAFLMPVAATRFIQADRYDKPAAVGLTLGGLPAVLIAAFIVKSLPLNLLRWLVVIVVLYAAQAMLRSAARESRGAARATPDPAPTV, from the coding sequence ATGAGCCCGGCCACCGTGCGGGCGCTGATCTACGTGGCGCTGGCCGTGGTGGGCGTGGCCTACTGTGTGGGATGGGTGCGCTCCCTGTTGCGCTCGGGCGGCATCCCGCGGCCGTCGTGGCTGGAGAGCGCCATCGGGTTCGTGACCAACTTCTTCGATACGCTGGGCATCGGTTCCTTCGCGCCGACCACGTCGCTCTACAAGCTCAAGAACGTGGTGGCGGACGAGCGCATCCCCGGCACCATGCACGTCGGCCACACGCCCCCCGTGTTCATCCAGGCATTCATCTTCATCGCCTTGATCGAGGTGGGCACCGCCACGCTCGTGGCCATGATCGCGGCCGCCGTGCTGGGCGCATGGCTGGGCGCGGGTGTCGTGGCGAGCTGGCCGCGACGTCGCATCCAGATCGGGATGGGGGTGGCGCTGCTGATCGCAGCCGTGTCCTTCCTGTTCTCCATCTTCGAGTTGCTCCCGCTCGGGGGCGCGGCCACCGGTCTGGATCCGGTGCGACTGCTGATCGCGAGCGCGGCCATGTTCGTCTTCGGCGCGCTCATGACGCTGGGGATCGGGATCTACGCGCCCTGCATGATCACGATCGCGTTCCTGGGCATGAATCCCGGGGTGGCGTTCCCGATCATGATGGGAGCCTCCGCGTTCCTGATGCCGGTGGCGGCCACGCGCTTCATCCAGGCGGATCGCTACGACAAGCCGGCGGCCGTGGGGCTGACGCTCGGGGGCCTGCCCGCGGTGTTGATCGCCGCCTTCATCGTGAAGTCGCTGCCGCTCAACCTGCTGCGCTGGCTGGTGGTGATCGTGGTGCTGTACGCCGCGCAGGCGATGCTGCGCTCGGCAGCCCGCGAGTCCCGAGGGGCCGCGCGGGCTACGCCGGACCCGGCGCCGACGGTCTGA
- a CDS encoding OsmC family protein → MKRTARAVWKGTGLEGSGTLATQSGVFDGQPYSAKLRFQNEDGTLGTNPEELIAAAHAGCFAMALSFQLSGAGTPPESLDVQAVLTMEKEDAGWTIQKIRLELQGRVPGVSEDQFQELAAKAKAGCPVSRVLNAEIELDARLVS, encoded by the coding sequence ATGAAACGGACCGCCCGCGCCGTGTGGAAGGGGACGGGACTCGAAGGATCCGGAACGCTGGCCACCCAGAGCGGCGTGTTCGACGGACAGCCGTACTCCGCGAAGCTGCGCTTCCAGAACGAGGACGGGACGCTCGGGACCAACCCCGAGGAGCTCATCGCCGCCGCGCACGCCGGCTGCTTCGCGATGGCGCTCAGCTTCCAGCTGTCCGGCGCCGGCACCCCGCCGGAGTCGTTGGACGTCCAGGCCGTCCTGACGATGGAGAAGGAGGACGCGGGTTGGACCATCCAGAAGATCCGCCTGGAGCTCCAGGGACGGGTGCCCGGCGTCAGCGAGGACCAGTTCCAGGAGCTCGCCGCGAAGGCCAAGGCGGGGTGCCCGGTCTCGCGTGTGCTGAACGCGGAGATCGAGCTGGACGCGCGGCTGGTCTCGTGA
- a CDS encoding SLC13 family permease, with protein sequence MPWHAWFTLAVVLVTVVVLARDLVAPATTMMGGAVFLLLAGVLTPVEAFAGFGNPAPITVAALYILARAVEKTGLLNPLVYGLLGRRSQPGRWTLLRLLIPAALASAFLNNTPIIAMLIPVVLSWSERRGQSPSLYLMPLSFAVVLGGVVTTIGTSTNLVVSGLLEAEGMEPFRLFELTPIGLPVLASGLAVLVLAAPILLRQRAPVRGHLEQSLREFVVFMDVDGEGPLVGRTIEEAGLRNLEGVFLAHIERDEEVLAPVPPTMALHAGDRLCFAGRVDLIVDLQSQKGLRSSEQHQMVHYDTARHAFFEAVIGPASPLVNRTVKEVEFRSRYQAAVVAIHRSGEHVHSKPGDVRLRVGDTLLLLADPDFRARWRDRNDFLLVAPMRGTPPGVTRKAWIVAATAIGIVFAGGLGLLPILQAALAGVAVLLFAGVLTAVEARDSVDLDVVLLIAASFAYGLAIEKTGLAAVVAHGIETLTGPLGPQAVLFGIVVGTVVLTELVTNNAAAALMFPVGLAAAHELGLDPRAFAVAVAVAASCSFLTPIGYQTNTMVYGPGGYRFGDYFRLGFPLTIVMITAIVIGVPILWGW encoded by the coding sequence ATGCCCTGGCACGCCTGGTTCACCCTCGCGGTCGTCCTCGTCACCGTCGTCGTGCTGGCCCGCGACCTCGTCGCTCCGGCCACCACCATGATGGGGGGCGCGGTGTTCCTGCTGCTGGCGGGCGTGCTGACCCCCGTGGAGGCGTTCGCCGGCTTCGGCAACCCGGCGCCCATCACCGTCGCTGCCCTGTACATCCTGGCCCGGGCGGTCGAGAAGACGGGCCTGCTGAACCCGCTGGTCTACGGACTGCTGGGACGGCGCTCGCAGCCCGGCCGCTGGACCTTGCTCCGTCTCCTGATCCCCGCCGCCCTGGCGTCGGCCTTCCTCAACAACACGCCGATCATCGCCATGCTGATCCCGGTGGTGCTCTCCTGGTCGGAGCGCCGCGGGCAGTCGCCCTCGCTTTACCTCATGCCCCTGTCGTTCGCGGTGGTGCTCGGCGGGGTGGTGACCACCATCGGCACATCCACGAATCTCGTGGTGAGCGGGCTGCTGGAAGCGGAGGGGATGGAGCCGTTCCGCCTGTTCGAGCTCACGCCCATCGGGTTGCCCGTCCTCGCGAGTGGGCTCGCGGTGCTGGTGCTGGCCGCGCCGATCCTGCTGCGCCAGCGCGCGCCCGTCCGCGGCCACCTGGAGCAGAGCCTGCGCGAGTTCGTCGTCTTCATGGACGTCGACGGCGAGGGGCCGCTCGTGGGACGCACCATCGAGGAAGCGGGGCTCCGGAATCTCGAAGGCGTCTTCCTGGCGCACATCGAACGGGATGAGGAAGTGCTGGCTCCGGTGCCGCCCACGATGGCCCTGCACGCCGGCGACCGACTCTGCTTCGCAGGACGCGTGGACCTGATCGTGGACCTGCAGTCCCAGAAGGGGCTGCGCTCCAGCGAGCAGCACCAGATGGTGCACTACGACACGGCGCGCCACGCGTTCTTCGAGGCCGTGATCGGGCCCGCGTCGCCCCTGGTGAACCGGACGGTCAAGGAGGTCGAGTTCCGCTCGCGCTACCAGGCGGCCGTCGTGGCCATCCACCGCTCCGGAGAGCACGTGCACTCCAAGCCCGGGGACGTGCGGCTGCGGGTGGGTGACACGCTGCTGCTGCTGGCCGATCCCGACTTCCGCGCGCGCTGGCGGGACCGCAACGACTTCCTGCTGGTCGCGCCGATGCGCGGCACGCCACCGGGTGTGACACGGAAAGCCTGGATCGTGGCCGCCACCGCGATCGGGATCGTGTTCGCAGGCGGGCTCGGGCTGCTGCCCATCCTGCAGGCGGCGCTGGCCGGCGTGGCCGTGCTCCTGTTCGCGGGTGTGCTCACGGCCGTCGAGGCGCGCGATTCGGTGGACCTGGACGTGGTCCTGCTGATCGCCGCGTCCTTCGCGTACGGGCTGGCGATCGAGAAGACGGGCCTGGCCGCCGTGGTGGCGCACGGCATCGAGACCCTGACCGGTCCGTTGGGCCCGCAGGCGGTGCTGTTCGGGATCGTCGTCGGCACAGTTGTGCTCACGGAGCTGGTCACCAACAACGCGGCCGCCGCCTTGATGTTCCCTGTGGGGCTGGCCGCGGCCCACGAGCTCGGTCTCGATCCCCGTGCGTTCGCCGTGGCCGTCGCGGTGGCGGCCTCCTGCTCGTTCCTGACGCCGATCGGCTACCAGACCAACACCATGGTCTACGGCCCCGGCGGATACCGCTTCGGGGACTACTTCCGCCTGGGCTTCCCGCTCACGATCGTGATGATCACCGCGATCGTGATCGGGGTGCCCATCCTCTGGGGCTGGTAG